The proteins below come from a single Mya arenaria isolate MELC-2E11 chromosome 8, ASM2691426v1 genomic window:
- the LOC128244855 gene encoding uncharacterized protein LOC128244855: MSYYAQQYDTGGGDSYQEPTDTQIETTSDPNQAYYDQSYYSEQSGYDQYQNQADPYGQYNANESYVENYDQQERAAGTSTSTDYYDYHTSQATEYPNYNSATNYQAGAGGGVASTSYQRGGRGQVYQARGRGTAVGRVAQSSRGRGRAQGRGDYGNNQQQFGRGNRGQHFGVGKNQQQYGNSVGQFGQAISSGVSMSSQSNRQYHNPSSTNKVGGQFGIKSPLKDSNQAATSISQMSNKPNSTDQTPGSSTVTEVKGTEVKGPEVKGAEDKATEVIEEPKEAESESSDEDTDFCKYCNKKFDSLKAYHAHTRGMQHTAFVMEAKRKKGDKKYDKEIVDKSVLEVQIPAPRPQNVEAEFKDEFEVEDNWMDLDNDMIDSIRMRKNIEERDLNPEQIGKSHLPDNYSCPLCEIRCTGAQAFRAHIDGKQHKHNLELAAKGVKVKAKKKQTSGIMIETEVEAKCMKTIQECPHPILGLDYVTEFQKSDPKVAPRYVCNLCEAKCDVSTIISHIVGSKHRLNLFKAKHPSIYEHLTKFNSKKKKSEINANCEMFAKDIYKKEGRGQVRVKIELDVDNDEKDFDNNMKRHAMALAEKASTLREIDTEEKTEIVMEEFRRKKRQERLEQSGDAPPRHGQVGAEDRGHWGPKRGRFEREDWGDDNSQDSFYETRYDQNRGRRYPKDDRPMHGRYGREPYQPDPYQSYDPYSREDFRVSYRERFDFHQHNDPYYERRMLDERRYLDSLMMERHRLADPYDERRRLDDVMARRKYLDSLEKDRLEDMIARRARLEQTEDIDLIRLRRFEERERQIGQRSGGMPEASRSPGLSSNERTRLEDQMKRRELMNIQSTAKDIMQDQSASLSLSGDPSVASRQRTDAARQLQEEAAKNPTVNVSEILQSLTSSMISSEDDAAMALQISNALTQSLLKYRLHNAPKELSSITDSLKDYLQPAEKPEPSSNIPGLGNSSSDKKVPSFLRQKAPTPKLAFSVKKDDKVVSGRNVFGPPSPSPPNSPTSISTAASVATTVVNTANTDQPQRMLLESIRKQTELIKQKIAASCVASTVPSSQQQTYPQSKQSQASTQPYEPSANQKQAVTSHITSAATSAHHSQASGHMAAASANQTQALSQVTFSSANQQAVQQGGPSDYSSYYYQQNFHMGVPNAAPQTASTSNPVQAPGMNTQSMGYKPSQQSYRR, from the exons ATGAGCTATTATGCGCAACAATACGATACAGGGGGTGGTGATAGTTATCAAGAACCAACTGATACACAGATTGAAACGACTAGCGACCCAAACCAAGCATACTATGACCAATCCTACTATTCCGAACAATCTGGCTACGATCAATATCAAAATCAAGCTGACCCTTACGGCCAGTACAATGCCAACGAAAGCTATGTGGAAAACTATGACCAACAAGAACGTGCTGCTGGAACAAGTACCAGCACCGATTACTATGACTATCACACATCACAGGCGACTGAATACCCAAATTACAATAGTGCCACCAACTACCAAgctggtgctggtggtggtgtcGCAAGCACTTCTTACCAAAGAGGTGGAAGag GTCAAGTGTATCAAGCCAGAGGGAGGGGAACAGCGGTAGGAAGGGTAGCCCAAAGTTCAAGAGGTCGTGGAAGGGCACAGGGGCGTGGTGACTATGGCAACAACCAGCAACAATTTGGACGTGGGAATAGAGGGCAACATTTTGGGGTTGGGAAAAATCAGCAACAATATGGGAACTCAGTTGGACAGTTTGGTCAGGCAATTAGTAGTGGTGTTAGCATGTCAAGCCAAAGCAATAGGCAGTATCATAATCCGAGCAGTACTAATAAAGTTGGTGGACAGTTTGGAATTAAGTCTCCTTTGAAAGATAGTAATCAAGCAGCCACATCAATCAGCCAAATGTCGAATAAGCCAAATTCTACTGATCAAACCCCAGGTTCAAGTACTGTAACAGAAGTTAAAGGTACAGAAGTAAAAGGTCCGGAAGTTAAAGGTGCAGAAGATAAAGCTACAGAAGTAATAGAAGAACCGAAGGAGGCGGAAAGTGAATCATCAGATGAAGACACTGACTTCTGCAAATACTGTAACAAGAAGTTTGACTCATTAAAG GCGTACCATGCTCATACCAGAGGAATGCAACACACAGCATTTGTTATGGAGGCAAAAAGAAAGAAGGGAGACAAGAAATATGATAAGGAAATAGTTGATAAATCTGTACTCG AGGTTCAGATTCCAGCTCCAAGGCCACAAAATGTTGAGGCAGAATTTAAGGATGAATTTGAGGTGGAAGACAACTGGATGGATCTTGACAATGACATGATAGATTCCATCCGTATGCGCAAGAACATCGAAGAGAGGGACCTGAATCCAGAGCAGATTGGAAAGAGTCACTTGCCTGATAATTATTCTTGCCCG ttGTGTGAAATTCGATGTACAGGGGCACAGGCTTTTCGGGCTCACATCGATGGAAAACAGCACAAACAT AACTTGGAGCTTGCAGCGAAGGGTG TCAAGGTGAAGGCCAAGAAGAAACAGACAAGTGGAATCATGATTGAAACAGAAGTGGAGGCGAAATGCATGAAAACAATCCAGGAATGCCCCCATCCTATACTTG GACTGGACTATGTGACAGAGTTTCAGAAAAGTGATCCCAAGGTGGCCCCTCGCTACGTGTGTAACCTGTGTGAGGCCAAGTGTGACGTCAGTACTATCATATCACACATCGTGGGGTCGAAGCATAGGCtcaatttgttt aaagCTAAGCATCCGAGCATCTATGAACATTTGACCAAGTTCAACTCTAAGAAAAAGAAATCGGAGATAAATGCAAACTGTGAGATGTTTGCAAAGGATATTTACAAGAAGGAAGGGCGAGGTCAGGTTCGTGTGAAGATCGAACTGGATGTGGATAATGATGAGAAAGACTTTGAC AACAATATGAAGCGTCACGCTATGGCCCTGGCGGAGAAGGCTAGTACACTACGAGAGATTGACACGGAGGAGAAGACCGAGATTGTCATGGAGGAATTCAGACGTAAGAAACGTCAGGAACGATTGGAGCAATCTGGCG ATGCGCCTCCAAGGCATGGTCAGGTTGGAGCAGAAGACAGAGGCCATTGGGGTCCAAAGAGGGGTCGGTTTGAACGGGAGGATTGGGGTGACGACAATTCACAGGATAGCTTTTATGAAACCAGATATGACCAAAACAGAGGCAGACGGTACCCTAAAGATGATAGGCCCAT GCACGGTCGATATGGCAGAGAACCATATCAGCCAGATCCTTACCAATCATATGACCCATATAGCCGAGAAGACTTCAGAGTATCGTACCGAGAGAGGTTCGACTTCCATCAACATAATGACCCATATTATGAGCG GCGAATGTTAGATGAACGTCGATACCTGGACAGTCTAATGATGGAGCGACATCGTCTTGCTGACCCCTACGATGAACGGAGACGTCTGGACGATGTCATGGCACGCAGGAAGTACCTTGACTCACTTGAGAAGGATCGTCTAGAAGACATGATTGCCAGACGAGCGAGGCTGGAACAAACGGAAGATATCGACCTGATAAGGCTGAGGCGCTTTGAAGAGAG GGAGCGGCAGATCGGCCAGAGAAGTGGAGGTATGCCTGAAGCCAGCCGAAGTCCGGGCCTATCCAGCAACGAGAGGACGCGACTTGAAGACCAGATGAAGAGAAGAGAGCTTATGAATATACAGTCCACGGCCAAGGATATCATGCAGGACCA ATCAGCCAGTCTGTCACTGAGTGGTGACCCTTCTGTTGCTAGCAGACAAAGGACTGATGCCGCTAGGCAACTGCAAGAG GAAGCTGCCAAGAATCCCACTGTCAACGTGTCCGAGATATTGCAAAGCCTG aCATCGTCAATGATCTCAAGTGAGGATGACGCAGCCATGGCCCTGCAGATTTCCAACGCTCTCACACAGTCACTCCTCAAGTACAGGCTACACAATGCACCCAAGGAG cTTTCATCAATTACTGACTCCCTGAAGGATTACCTGCAGCCAGCTGAAAAGCCAGAGCCATCTTCTAACATACCAGGATTGGGAAATTCCTCCTCAGATAAGAAGGTTCCATCATTCCTGAGACAAAAAGCCCCAACACCAAAACTAGCATTCTCTGTGAAGAAGGACGATAAAGTTGTGTCCGGCAGAAACGTGTTTGGTCCACCAAGTCCTTCACCGCCAAATTCACCCACTAGCATAAGCACTGCTGCTAGTGTTGCGACTACGGTTGTCAATACAGCCAATACTGATCAGCCACAAAGAATGTTGTTGGAATCTATTAGAAAACAGACAGAATTGATAAAACAGAAGATTGCTGCATCTTGTGTGGCAAGTACTGTGCCCAGTTCTCAACAGCAGACTTATCCTCAAAGCAAGCAATCCCAAGCATCTACACAACCTTATGAACCTTCAGCCAATCAGAAACAAGCTGTAACAAGTCACATAACCTCAGCTGCAACATCAGCCCATCATTCACAAGCTTCAGGTCACATGGCTGCAGCATCAGCCAATCAGACACAAGCTCTAAGTCAGGTGACTTTCTCATCAGCCAATCAGCAGGCAGTTCAGCAAGGTGGACCAAGTGACTATTCCTCCTATTATTATCAGCAGAACTTCCATATGGGGGTTCCGAATGCTGCCCCACAAACTGCTAGCACTTCAAACCCAGTGCAAGCCCCTGGTATGAACACCCAAAGTATGGGATATAAACctagtcagcagtcttacaggAGATAG